ttgtctgtgtgtctgtctgtatcACCTACCACTTTTTCTAGATCTGCCActggttacatgtatatatatactgtgcagAGTTGCAATTATTATCAAAgtgtcattataattttattgcttaccgtatatatatagcaggtatatatatttctagggtataaatgtttgcagaaGACCATAAGGAATTTTGCAGATTCAATTTCCTTGGAATAGTCTTTTGACGCgcaagcatgcatgcgatattaataTCTGTGAAAACCGCTAACGTTTATCGCCGAAATATACTCGCTatataatacggtatatacggTACTCAAATTCTTGAACATTTCTATTTTGAGCTCTCAGCATATCATGCATCTTACAGATACATATTAAATCGATTGCATTAattgtgagctttcagaaagTATCATTGTGAGAATGTCGAGTAAAACAGAGTGGGCAACACAGTATAGGGTCTGTCAGTACTTCTGAGAGTTTGGATGTCTGGAGCCAGCCTGAAAGGGGCATGCAGTCGTTCATAATGCTATATTGCTGGTCAAACATCACAGATGTCTGATGCCCCTCTATCTGGTCTTATCGTCATTCATATACAACTTGACCCAATAAGTTATTTTCTGCATAATAATCTACCAAACAATgcagatgcataattatgtatttatGTTTCTACTTTTtacgcacataattattatggtgcaCAAATACAAAGAGTTTAGGTTTCCTGACTAGTACAGTTTTATAATGGTCCGTATGCTTCATTCGGTTTCAGCTCAATTTGTTCTTGGATAGGAGTAACTTCTTCGTAAACAGGACCACTTGGCACAGTGGGTTGAATGCTTTCTTCTTGTCGCTGTCTTACTGGGTAGTGTCCCCTATTCCTGTAGTACATAATGCAGTACATTAGAGACACCCCCAACAAGAGTCCAATCGCTATGGAAATAGTGAATGTAGCTGCCACACTGACTGCCATTGCTTCACCAGTAGAGAGGAACTGCACAGATTCTGCATGAGTGTTGATTGtacatgtttttcatttgagCATGAGTTACAGTATAATGAGTACATCATAGCGGGCTAACTACTAGTAAACACGTAGCTTATTCACTATACTGTTGAAGTAAACAATACTATTTGCGATTGTTTCACTATCTACCAGTTATTTGCCTCCATGTATAGCATATACCTCCTAATACATGTAGAGCCAATATGAAATTTCCAGTGACTGGAAAAACGACATCATTTGATTGGTTGCTGGCCAGAATAATTCTAATTGTGTAGGTGTAGAAGACTCCAGCAGTGATGTCGATGAAGCTCACTGTGATTTGGTTAGTTGTGTACGGGAAGGGGAGGGTGATTGGGTCAGAGTGAGGGGGAGAGAGGGTGGAGACAATGAGCAGGTCACTGGGAGGGTAGCCGGTGAAGGGGAGGGACAAACGGACCATGTAACTAGAGCCAGATGGCCTAACTTCTTGTATGGTGATCATTGTAGCTGGAACTAAAAGATACGAATGAatttgatgataattatgccagcatatgCATTTTACCAGTCACAGTAATGGAATTGATTGCAGACACAGAGCATTCATTGTTTCTGAACATCATACACACTGTGTAAGCATCTCCAGGAGATTGGTCTGAGAAATCGATTACAACTGAACTCCCATTAAATGATGTGGTAGGAACACAATCCTCTCCACTCGATATGTATCCAAACATTCGAATGAGTGCAATATCAATCGAAATATCCTGAAGACAAAGTTACAATTTTAGCGAGATAATAATGCAGAGGCATGCACAAATCATACCTGAACTATTACTTTGAGCTTCAAAACTTCCTTTTGGAATCTGAAGGAGGTGGATATAGCTGGAGTCACCAAGTCTAAATATGACACCCACAATTAATGGCATTAAGATAAGTATGCTGTCATTACAAACATACTTGGATTGATCACAGTGATATTTAAGGTGTCTAAAGATAACAGTCCATTGAGTGTGAGTGGTTTCACAGTCACTGTCTGAGTCTCACAGTAAGGGAGGCTCTCTCCAGCTAATGATAGAGATGTGTTTGTGGTATTGTACACTGTTTCATTCAGGGTGATGCTGTAGCCAGTGACACATCTCTGGTAAGGTTGGTCCAATGGGTCCCAGTCCAGAACAGACCCTAGAGCATCAGTTCTCAGATTTGCTATCCAGGAAGTTACAGACGACATATTTAGATCTGTAAAAAGTAAACATTTTGTGATTGTGAGTATGATGATCTTGTTGATTATTTACCTATCACATTAAGTGTGGTGTTGCCAACTTGTGGAGACAAAGTACCACCACCAGCAAAGCATTCAACCAGAGTACCGTCCAGTGCCTCAGTCACAGGTATATGAACGATGGAACTCACTGTGGAGCCAGTATTGTCACTGATCATGATGATGGTGAACGGACTCAGATCACAAGGCTGTTCTGAGCCTGAATCAAAATCGTGGCTCACTATAACATTGCAGGATATAGTTCCACTAATTGCCCATCGAGTTTGTGCACCCTTTATATGACTACAAGTTAGACAGGCTAACTCTCCAGGACAAACTGTTAACATAGTTTCTTCTTCAGTAATGTTTGATAGAAATGCTGAATTTCCATATACAGCATCTAGACAATAGCACACATGGACTCATTATATGCATTGCATTGTCTTATTTCTCTGTAAATCTCtataaattaatattaattgtagatctatagtctAGCAGTTTGTCTATCTGCTCACCCAGTTGATTTGCTAGCAGTGTCCATGAAACCAGGACCAACAGGATAATCTATACGTATATAGGCAGTAAAAACTATACAGGTACCACGTTTTCTCTTGTCTTACCTTGCAACTTGGTATACTCATGATAGCTCTACTAGAGCCTCTAGAAAAGTTTTTGTTTCAAATCATTTTGCTCTGGTGTCAGAGGAATGAATAACTCCCCGGTGGGAGTGACTCCCCGGTCATTCCTGCCTAAGGTTAGTCTCATGGAACAGCCCCCTCCTGAGAAGGGGTCTGAGCCAGAGGAGGCAAGAAGCACTTAACCTTTGCTAATCAGGTCTCTAATTgccgttgtgttaattgcataccagtctcatgaattagccgcccttcctaccTGAGGGGGGAGAGACCTTgagaagggcggctaattcaaGAGCCTAACCACGGGTACAGGAGTGAACTGCTATAAAGATCTCTCTCACTTGCACTGAGGAGATATCAAGCATTCAAGAATGTGGAATGCTTCTTCAGAGATATGGTGGGCACATTTTACACTTCACACCGTCAAGTAAAATTGGAGTAAAGTTCTCCCAAACGAATGGATCCCTCGTTGCCATCAATTATTACTGTTTTATCAAATGCCTTCATTTGATGTACGTGCGAATATATACTACAATGTGCCAGTTGATCATCCTCCCTCACAAGTTACTGCAATATAACTGACCACAACTATTGGACATTGATAATCATGAGCAttatattcatggctaacagctaataatacgtgtataattatatgatgcatgttattgctgcacttggtcgaatttcaatagaaatgtacaacaaaaaatgacatGAGCGGTGAACAATGCTATTAGAACATGATTGTTTATAGTCGTGCGAGTGTTAAATTAATGCAGTCATTGGAAATGATCAACGCAAAATTAGGTTAGGCAATAACAGTACTACtttaacattaatttgatgGCCATACACCTTTCGTTGTTATGTTAGCAAAAAAACCCTGGGCCCATACGGTTATACAAGTCACTGACATATTTGACCCACTTGAATGTTACAACAGTAATGTCAATCCTTATGAGGGCATCGTACACAGCATCCTGTGCTTCCTTCACTAAGTATCCAAAGGAACCGTCTACAACGCAATTGCATTTGGAGTCACAGGATTGTCAGGTTCAACATgtacttctatatataggtacaggGACACCTTCGTCAATAAGTACACTTGCTTTTCAGAGTACTTCTGGATATAGTTTTTCCTTAATACATCCGATCACCTTGAAAGGTATGGTGTGTGACTGTTTCAGACTCTGCGTCTGAATAGTCCGGGGTTCCATTGGCCGAAAACAAACAGCAATTCCCCTCACTATTATTACCATCTTGTCTTGTGGATGTAGCACTTGCCACTTCCAAATAACAAACACCTTGCCGTCTTTAATTCTCAATCCATCGACATTGACCACATTGGCAAACTCAGGTGTGAATACTAATGAGGAAGAATGCTCGAGCTCATCAAAATCTTCATTTTTTGTCGTATCTTGAACTGGTTTGGCAACAACAAGATCATTTTGGAGTTGAATGAGcgtcacatgcacattaactgTGAACGAGAATGGATTATTAAAACGTAAAACAGAGAATAAAACTAACTTGTGCGTTTAGCCTAGCTGCTTTGCGACCACTTTCAGTCAagtattgagctgctccctCCCACAGTCGAACACAGGGCGGATGAGATTTTGGCCAGGCTTCTCAATAGCTGGCCTTTgttgcatgtagcatgcatgtacggtccactttatacgtatatacattgtcAAAGGAGGCCTCAGGCTCTTCTgctgtggtacatgcatggccCTGGATATAACTTCTTTTAATCATAGATGATGGCTTCTTATAGCTGGTTGTTTTGGAGTGTTCCCTGACATGATTCTATTGATGGCAAGCTCTTTGCTCCAGGCTGTCTTGCTTTCAGCTTGTTGGTTAGTCTCacgaatcagccgcccttcctaggtCTCTCacttaggaagggcggctaattcatgagactggcatgcaattaacacaacggcAATTAGAGACCTAATGAGCAAAGGTTAAGTGCTTCGCGCCTCTCTTGATGTAGTTTTGTTGCACACGCTGGAATTCCAGCGGCTCAATCAGATTGACTTATTCTAGTCAGGTGATATTataggaggcaataaagaactgcacgttgctcaacgcatttggataatcattaacgcatgcattacgcatggtaaacgcTTCATACATAGACgctgctacgaagcataagcaagccaagcaggggtccttgggcacagagAGTTAGCACCACAGGCAaaagacatacatgtaatagattgAAGCACCTTCTTCAGAGATAGAGAGATGCCTGCGCTTGACGCTTTGTACAATTAACAAATACGCGGGGGCGTAAGGTCAGGAAttgattacattccattggtctGGCACATTCCACTGTGAAATGACCTcaagacaagagtgctcagaccccttcttaggagggggctgatccatgagactagCCTAAGGTGTGGGTGACTCCCCCAGGAGTAAATGACTCCCATGCGCATGTTTGTTCCCGCCAACAATGTAAGTATACAGTAGCAAgagtacattcatgcactcctcaTAGACATAGTAGAGAATGAAGAGCCATGCAGGATGAAGAGCAAGGTTAGTAGTAGCATGCAAGGTAGCAATGAAGCAAGTGTTCATCCTGTAGTAgacagcaagtgacagctggaatgTAGACATATAAATGTGTGAAGAGCAAAGTTGCAAGATTAATTGTTCTATCCTGTAGTTgacagcaagtgacagctAGGATCTATAGTATAAAACCATGCAGTGATCGTTCACAGTCATGTCATTTGAAGAAGGCAGCAAGAAATGGAGAATTTACAAGAGAATGAAAACTATTTACGAAAAGGAGAATACCCTCCTACTATTAACAGCAAAACAGAGAAGGCAAACTTTAGAAGAAAATACAGGCAGAACTTTAAGTTTGAAAATGGTAGCCTCTATTACAAGAAGCACACCAAAGCTGCTGATGCAGCTGACTGGAGGATATGTGTGCGCAGCAATGAGGAGAAATCAAGAATCCTCGAAGATTGCCatgcaggtataataattattatggctttGGTAAAATGATAATAGTAGGTAATAGAGCATGTATGCTATTATACCaattgatgcatgcatgcaggaacagCTGGTGGCCACTTTGGAAGAGATAGAACTATAGACAAGATATGTTCTAGATTCTACTGGAAGTTGATGGTGGAGGAGATCCGAAAGTATGTAAAGAACTGCAGCCAGTGCCAGAGAATGAACCCAGCATTTGTAAAGACAAATGCCAAACTCCATCCGATATCTGTACAACCCAAAGTCTGGcatcaggtatatatatactataatttttatggcattgcataataattataatgacagaTTTGTTTTGAGCACaatcatataaattatatatattaattataattatgcatgtaattcACTTTATAGGTTGGCATAGACTTGATAGGACCTTTGCCGATTACACCCAATGGCAGCAAATATGTGGTAACATTGGTCGATTATTTTAGCAAATGGGCTGAAGCAGCCCCATTCCCTGACAAAACTGCATTTGGAGTGGCAATGTTCCTGTACAACTTGTTTTGTCGGTAagctatgcatgtgtgtgaaattgtaatcacatgcatctctacacataattataataacacgtATTTAATGATTATGGTTATACATCCACGCAGGTTTGGGTTTTGTGAGGTGCTGATATCAGACCAAGGCCGTGAGTTTGTTAATCAGGTCAACACAGAGCTTTTTCGATTCACTGGAACAGAGCACAGGGTCACTTCAGCTTATACCACCCACAAACCAACAGGCTAACTGAACGTTTCAATCAAACACTTCAAACAGCACTACTCAAATATGTGAATGACTCACAGACCGACTGGGACTACCACTTGCCCGCTATTCTCTTTGCTTATAGGACGAGTAAGCAAAAGGCAACGAAGTATTCACCTTTCGAGTTGATGTTCTGTCGGTGAGCCAACCCTAAGACTGGAAAGACCCTAAAAAAGGCTGTTAACCAACAGTGGTTAAAGCATTACCATGGCTCAGACTCCAAAAAACCTCTCTTGGATCAACATAGTTCTCTCTCGGATCCTTCCGAATTATCAGACAACCATCACGATGAATCTCTCGATCAGTTTAACCCTTCTTTGACGAGTATACTCCTGTGAAAGACCCAtgcaagcaaggtatataatgcatgtgtctctagattttgaagctaattataattacattacaTTTCTCTTTACGATATTAATTTAatgtttctttataattatgcactccaTTTTTAGAAACTGTGGGAAAAAATTGTGATTTTCCCTcttctcacaagccagacgccccctcctctcacaagccagatgcTCACTCCTCTCGCAAGCGAGACGCCCCCTTCTCTCACGTTAAGACTGCATCCTCTATGGAGCCACCTTTGAAGAAGCAAAGGACTACTCAGTCTGTAACAAGAAaggtatatagttatatacttGTTAACAGGAGCTATCgttaattacaattattattaataattatgtgcatgcacactattataccgttcattataattattgtgtgcacaTTCGACAGAATTCAAGCTACTGGGTGAAGGTTTGGACCTGAGGACGGGAGACAAGGATGTAGTTCTTGCTGAGAGCGGGATGCTTTCTGACCGTCATATGTATGCTGCCCACAAACTAATGAGAATGCAATTTCCAAATATTGCTTCTGGTTCAGAAGATGTCCTTTCCTGCAGTCACTATAGTAGTGAAGCCACAGGTATAATTTCTACTTAAATTAATAGTAGTATtatttatatacataattatatacctcaTCCTCATCCTTggccgtataattataataattatatcatatatCCTATATACAGCCGTGCAGATATTCTTTGTAACAGAGAGGCATCACTGGATTGTGACAGCACTCATCAAGGGGGAACTTTTCCTCTTTGATAGCTGCTTCCAATATGGGAAAGACCTGGAGCCAAGTGCTGAGTTGCAAATCGCACAGATGTATAAGCCTTTAATAGCGCACAATGGGCTGTTACTGTCTGTGGCCtccattcaacagcagagcagTGGCAGTAACAACTGTGGTTTGTTTGCAATTGCCGCTGCATACCACGCACTGCAAGGAGACAATCTGGATACCATCACCCTAAATGAAGACAAAATGAGGCCACATCTTGTGCGTTGCTTTGAAAATGAGAAACTCAGAAGATTTCCAAAGTCAAAAGATGTTAGTAGCCGCAAGAGACAAGAAAGATTTTCCAGCATAGTAATTACGAtatactgcccttgtctcCGCCCTGACTGTTATGATGAAATGGTCCAGTGCGATACGTGTAATGTGtggtatcattataaatgtgttCGTATTAA
This is a stretch of genomic DNA from Halichondria panicea chromosome 1, odHalPani1.1, whole genome shotgun sequence. It encodes these proteins:
- the LOC135331289 gene encoding uncharacterized protein LOC135331289, whose translation is MSIPSCKIILLVLVSWTLLANQLGSEQPCDLSPFTIIMISDNTGSTVSSIVHIPVTEALDGTLVECFAGGGTLSPQVGNTTLNVIDLNMSSVTSWIANLRTDALGSVLDWDPLDQPYQRCVTGYSITLNETVYNTTNTSLSLAGESLPYCETQTVTVKPLTLNGLLSLDTLNITVINPNLVTPAISTSFRFQKEVLKLKVIVQDISIDIALIRMFGYISSGEDCVPTTSFNGSSVVIDFSDQSPGDAYTVCMMFRNNECSVSAINSITVTVPATMITIQEVRPSGSSYMVRLSLPFTGYPPSDLLIVSTLSPPHSDPITLPFPYTTNQITVSFIDITAGVFYTYTIRIILASNQSNDVVFPVTGNFILALHVLGESVQFLSTGEAMAVSVAATFTISIAIGLLLGVSLMYCIMYYRNRGHYPVRQRQEESIQPTVPSGPVYEEVTPIQEQIELKPNEAYGPL